The Euzebyales bacterium genome contains the following window.
CCCGCTCGTGCTGCTCGGCGTGCTGCTGGCGGTCGGGCCCGGCCGGCGTGGATCCGGCTGACGCGTCACAGCCGCTCGAGCACATCGTGGTCGTCGAGGAACGCCCACAGGCCGTCGACGAGGTCGAGCGTCGCGAGTCCGTCGCGGTCGACCCAGGCGACGTCGTCGGCGTCGTCGCCGGCGGCCGCGGAGCCCGAGGCCGTCGCCCAGAAGTCGAGGATGACGTAGTGGGCCCGCTCGCTGATGCGCTCGGCGATGCCGCACAGGCGACCGACGGTCACATCCAGCCCGGTCTCCTCACGCAGCTCGCGCCGCACCGCTGCCTCGAGCGTCTCGCCCGGCTCGACGCGGCCGCCGGGCAGGGACCACCTGCCCA
Protein-coding sequences here:
- a CDS encoding NUDIX domain-containing protein; translated protein: MATRAPRPEVAVGAVCVRDGHLLLVRRRQGVAMGRWSLPGGRVEPGETLEAAVRRELREETGLDVTVGRLCGIAERISERAHYVILDFWATASGSAAAGDDADDVAWVDRDGLATLDLVDGLWAFLDDHDVLERL